In Actinoplanes sp. NBC_00393, a single genomic region encodes these proteins:
- a CDS encoding Trp biosynthesis-associated membrane protein: MTRRTHLTAVVACVAGAGLALYAVTRTWSVQVERRTGLPDLRTEQTGADVQPWLVGLALVALAGTGALLATRGIVRRVLGVLLILAGAGIAVGAVLARIDLDAGEAGAAATIWPVACVLGGAAVAAGGVLAARHGHQWSAMSSRYERTTVPAQPAPAAAAPGPEEAAGKEHGETATDPPEISKPTDNRAFWEALDRGEDPTR, from the coding sequence ATGACCCGCCGCACGCATCTCACGGCCGTCGTCGCCTGCGTGGCCGGCGCCGGGCTCGCCCTCTACGCGGTCACCCGCACCTGGTCAGTCCAGGTCGAACGGCGTACCGGCCTGCCCGACCTGCGTACCGAGCAGACCGGCGCGGACGTACAGCCCTGGCTGGTCGGCCTGGCCCTGGTCGCGCTCGCCGGCACCGGCGCGCTGCTGGCCACCCGCGGCATCGTCCGCCGGGTGCTCGGCGTGCTGTTGATCCTGGCGGGCGCCGGCATCGCGGTCGGCGCCGTCCTGGCCCGGATCGATCTCGACGCCGGGGAGGCCGGCGCCGCGGCCACGATCTGGCCGGTGGCCTGCGTGCTGGGCGGCGCGGCGGTGGCAGCGGGCGGCGTGCTCGCCGCGCGGCACGGCCATCAGTGGTCGGCCATGTCCTCCCGGTACGAGCGGACGACAGTCCCCGCTCAACCAGCCCCGGCCGCAGCCGCTCCCGGCCCCGAGGAGGCCGCCGGGAAAGAGCACGGGGAGACCGCGACGGACCCGCCGGAGATCTCCAAGCCCACCGACAACCGGGCGTTCTGGGAGGCTCTGGACCGGGGCGAGGACCCTACTCGTTGA
- the trpC gene encoding indole-3-glycerol phosphate synthase TrpC, translating to MTSDQAETGSGGPGAPQNVLEEILAGVREDVAARQARTPLEKVRELAAAAPPAIDAYAALRKPGVAVIAEVKRASPSKGALADIPDPAELAGEYAAGGARCISVLTEGRWFGGSLDDLTAVRKSVKIPVLRKDFVVSSYQVHEARAHGADLVLLIVAALEQNALVGLLERIESLGMTALVEVHNEEEADRALEANAKVIGVNARDLRTLEVDRSVFERIAPGLPNNVVKIAESGVRGPHDLIRYASAGADAVLVGEGLVTQKSPRDAVAELVNAGNHPATPRPVR from the coding sequence GTGACATCCGATCAGGCGGAAACGGGCAGTGGCGGTCCCGGCGCTCCGCAGAACGTTCTCGAAGAGATCCTTGCCGGGGTGCGTGAGGACGTAGCAGCACGTCAGGCGCGTACGCCGCTGGAGAAGGTGCGTGAGCTCGCGGCGGCGGCCCCGCCCGCGATCGACGCGTACGCGGCATTGCGCAAGCCCGGTGTGGCGGTGATCGCGGAGGTGAAGCGGGCATCGCCGTCCAAGGGCGCGCTCGCCGACATCCCCGACCCGGCCGAGTTGGCCGGCGAGTATGCGGCGGGTGGCGCCCGCTGCATCAGTGTGCTCACTGAGGGCCGGTGGTTCGGCGGCTCGCTGGACGACCTCACGGCGGTCCGCAAGTCGGTGAAGATCCCGGTGCTGCGCAAGGACTTCGTCGTCTCCAGCTACCAGGTGCACGAGGCCCGGGCGCACGGCGCCGACCTGGTGCTGCTGATCGTCGCCGCGTTGGAACAGAACGCGCTGGTCGGCCTCCTGGAGCGGATCGAGTCGCTGGGCATGACGGCTCTCGTCGAGGTGCACAACGAGGAGGAGGCCGACCGGGCACTGGAGGCCAACGCGAAGGTGATCGGCGTGAACGCCCGTGACCTCCGCACCCTCGAGGTGGACCGGTCCGTCTTCGAGCGGATCGCGCCGGGCCTGCCGAACAACGTGGTGAAGATCGCCGAGTCCGGCGTGCGCGGGCCGCACGACCTGATCCGGTACGCGTCCGCCGGCGCGGACGCCGTGCTGGTCGGCGAGGGCCTGGTGACCCAGAAGTCGCCGCGCGACGCGGTGGCCGAGCTGGTCAACGCGGGCAACCACCCGGCAACTCCCAGGCCGGTGCGATGA
- the trpB gene encoding tryptophan synthase subunit beta, with amino-acid sequence MTAPSLPDLAGHFGKYGGRFVPEALIKALDELDAAYRSAKTDPSFQAEFQDLLLNYAGVPSLLYRAKRLSDALGAEILLKREDLNHTGAHKVRNVLGQALLAKRMGKPRVIAETGAGQHGVASATAAALLDLECTVYMGEMDTERQALNVARMRMLGATVVPVTNGSRTLKDALNEALRDWVTTVDTTHYLLGTAAGPHPFPELVRDFVGGIGVEARAQCLETLGRLPDAVAACVGGGSNAIGIFHAFVPDEGVRLYGFEAGGDGVETGRHAASITGGSVGVLHGNRTYLLQDDDGQTIESHSISAGLDYPGVGPEHAWLHDTGRATYEPVTDAEAMAAFQLLCRTEGIIPAIESSHALAGVAKIAPRLREELGRTPTIVVNLSGRGDKDVHTAGAYFGILDPVETVVPGENT; translated from the coding sequence ATGACCGCGCCGAGCCTGCCGGATCTAGCCGGGCACTTCGGTAAATACGGCGGCCGGTTCGTCCCGGAAGCGCTGATCAAGGCGCTGGACGAGCTGGACGCCGCGTACCGGTCGGCGAAGACGGACCCTTCGTTTCAGGCTGAGTTCCAGGACCTGTTGCTGAACTACGCCGGCGTGCCGTCGCTGCTGTACCGGGCGAAGCGGCTTTCCGACGCGTTGGGTGCGGAGATCCTGCTGAAGCGGGAGGACCTGAACCACACCGGCGCCCACAAGGTGCGCAACGTGCTGGGCCAGGCGCTGCTCGCCAAGCGGATGGGCAAGCCCCGGGTGATCGCCGAGACCGGCGCCGGCCAGCACGGTGTCGCCAGCGCCACCGCGGCCGCGCTGCTCGACCTCGAGTGCACGGTCTACATGGGCGAGATGGACACCGAGCGGCAGGCGCTCAACGTGGCCCGGATGCGGATGCTCGGCGCCACCGTGGTCCCGGTGACGAACGGCTCCCGGACGCTCAAGGACGCGCTGAACGAGGCGCTGCGCGACTGGGTGACGACCGTCGACACCACGCACTACCTGCTCGGGACCGCGGCCGGGCCGCACCCGTTCCCGGAGCTGGTCCGCGACTTCGTGGGCGGCATCGGGGTGGAGGCCCGGGCACAGTGCCTGGAAACGCTCGGCAGGCTGCCGGACGCCGTGGCGGCGTGCGTCGGTGGCGGGTCGAACGCGATCGGCATCTTCCACGCCTTCGTCCCCGATGAGGGCGTCCGGCTGTATGGCTTCGAGGCCGGCGGCGACGGCGTGGAGACCGGCCGGCACGCGGCGTCGATCACCGGTGGATCGGTGGGGGTGCTGCACGGCAACCGCACCTACCTGCTGCAGGACGACGACGGGCAGACGATCGAGTCGCACTCGATCTCGGCCGGCCTGGACTACCCGGGTGTCGGACCGGAGCACGCCTGGCTGCACGACACCGGCCGGGCGACCTACGAGCCGGTCACCGACGCCGAGGCGATGGCCGCGTTCCAGCTGCTCTGCCGCACCGAGGGGATCATCCCGGCGATCGAGAGCTCGCACGCGCTGGCCGGCGTCGCGAAGATCGCGCCGCGGCTGCGCGAGGAGCTCGGGCGGACGCCGACGATCGTGGTGAACCTGTCCGGGCGCGGTGACAAGGACGTGCACACCGCGGGCGCGTACTTCGGCATCCTCGACCCGGTCGAGACGGTCGTCCCCGGGGAGAACACGTGA
- the trpA gene encoding tryptophan synthase subunit alpha: MSIAATFAKAKSENRSVLVGCMPAGFPTVDDSIEQMIAMHEAGCDVIEVELPYSDPVMDGPVIQKASDIALANGVRTRDTLKIIDAVSNAGATVVLMTYWNPIEKYGVDAFARDLAAAGATGLITPDLIPDEAQEWIAASDKHGIDRTFLVAPSSTDERLAMTVANCRGFVYATALMGVTGARTSVSSQAPELVARVRKADPAMPVGVGLGVGNGKQAAEVAAFADGVIVGSALIRCVLDAPDRATGLDRLRALSSELAEGVRSRA; encoded by the coding sequence GTGAGTATTGCGGCAACCTTCGCGAAGGCCAAGTCGGAGAACCGGTCGGTGCTGGTCGGCTGCATGCCGGCCGGCTTCCCGACGGTCGACGACAGCATCGAGCAGATGATCGCGATGCACGAGGCCGGCTGTGACGTGATCGAGGTCGAGCTGCCGTACTCGGACCCGGTGATGGACGGCCCGGTGATCCAGAAGGCGAGCGACATCGCGCTGGCCAACGGGGTCCGCACCCGGGACACCCTGAAGATCATCGACGCGGTCTCGAACGCCGGCGCCACGGTCGTGCTGATGACCTACTGGAACCCGATCGAGAAGTACGGTGTCGACGCGTTCGCCCGGGATCTGGCCGCGGCCGGCGCCACCGGTCTGATCACGCCGGACCTGATCCCGGACGAGGCGCAGGAGTGGATCGCCGCCTCCGACAAGCACGGGATCGACCGGACCTTCCTGGTCGCGCCCAGCTCCACCGACGAGCGGCTGGCGATGACCGTGGCGAACTGCCGGGGCTTCGTCTACGCCACCGCGCTGATGGGTGTCACCGGTGCGCGTACCTCGGTGTCCTCGCAGGCGCCGGAACTGGTGGCCCGGGTGCGCAAGGCCGACCCGGCCATGCCGGTCGGCGTCGGCCTGGGTGTCGGCAACGGCAAGCAGGCCGCCGAGGTCGCCGCGTTCGCGGACGGGGTGATCGTCGGCAGCGCGCTGATCCGCTGCGTGCTGGACGCCCCGGACCGGGCCACCGGCCTGGACCGCCTGCGTGCCCTCAGCAGCGAGCTGGCCGAAGGCGTCCGCTCCCGCGCCTGA
- the lgt gene encoding prolipoprotein diacylglyceryl transferase: MNIAAIPSPTTSVWHLGPLPIRAYALCIILGMVAAALLMEQRLRHRGVAKWASLDMVVWAVPFGIIGARIYHVITSPQDYFGAGGDPIRALYIWEGGLGIWGAVAGGALGAWIAARQMGLPLSVFADALAPALPVAQAIGRFGNWFNNELYGKVTTLPWGLEVHEMDSANPGHATVIDGEPVTKPELYHPTFLYEAVWNLGVAGLVWLLDRKFKFGRGRAFALYIMAYTAGRAWIEMLRVDEANTFFGVRLNVFVAFVVFAGAAIYFVAVRGPREYVVPIDAPETAPEPSTESDVSQVDVAGDADAERKMPTAYQVVSYERFRAYQETGILPPAGSNDSVSASVGASETDEAGKPRPADEN, translated from the coding sequence GTGAACATCGCCGCCATCCCCAGTCCCACCACGTCGGTGTGGCATCTCGGCCCGTTGCCGATCCGGGCGTACGCGCTCTGCATCATCCTCGGCATGGTCGCCGCCGCGCTTCTGATGGAGCAGCGCCTGCGCCACCGGGGGGTGGCGAAATGGGCCTCGCTCGACATGGTGGTGTGGGCGGTGCCGTTCGGCATCATCGGCGCCCGGATCTACCACGTGATCACTTCGCCGCAGGACTACTTCGGCGCCGGCGGTGACCCGATCCGCGCCCTCTACATCTGGGAGGGCGGCCTCGGCATCTGGGGCGCGGTGGCCGGCGGCGCGCTCGGCGCCTGGATCGCGGCGCGCCAGATGGGCCTGCCGCTCAGCGTCTTCGCCGACGCGCTCGCCCCGGCGCTGCCGGTGGCCCAGGCGATCGGCCGGTTCGGCAACTGGTTCAACAACGAGCTGTACGGCAAGGTCACCACCCTGCCGTGGGGGCTCGAGGTGCACGAGATGGACTCCGCCAACCCCGGCCACGCCACGGTGATCGACGGCGAGCCGGTGACCAAGCCGGAGCTCTACCATCCGACCTTCCTCTACGAGGCGGTCTGGAACCTCGGGGTCGCCGGCCTGGTCTGGCTGCTGGACCGCAAGTTCAAGTTCGGCCGGGGCCGGGCGTTCGCGCTCTACATCATGGCCTACACGGCGGGCCGCGCCTGGATCGAGATGCTGCGGGTCGACGAGGCCAACACCTTCTTCGGCGTACGGCTGAACGTCTTCGTCGCGTTCGTCGTCTTCGCCGGCGCGGCCATCTACTTCGTCGCGGTCCGCGGCCCCCGGGAGTACGTGGTGCCGATCGACGCGCCGGAGACCGCTCCCGAGCCGTCCACCGAGAGCGACGTCTCGCAGGTCGACGTCGCCGGGGACGCCGACGCCGAGCGCAAGATGCCGACGGCGTACCAGGTGGTCAGCTACGAACGCTTCCGGGCGTATCAGGAGACCGGCATCCTGCCACCAGCCGGCAGCAACGACTCGGTTTCCGCGTCGGTGGGCGCCTCCGAGACGGACGAGGCCGGCAAACCCCGGCCCGCAGACGAGAACTGA
- a CDS encoding FAD-dependent oxidoreductase — protein MRTAVVVGAGMAGLAAAGALSRTGWRVTLLERGERVSGPPTAVVLWPNGLRALQALDPDGGWSAIASPLPDGGVRRPDGQWLVAPRARAGAGPAPAAAHLEDVYDALVAGLGEHVEIRTGFDATTIHTGPRQRPAVSDGHSTLEADLLVGADGIDSRVRAALVPESVALGSGFAAWQAVIPGYRVPRLSDDRCPGGEILGAGYRFVAIPLGSRAAGRGGVYWVATAAGATRPEPPATQLALLRRWFAGWPEPVGELLEATRPEELVPQGVRELRPLPRAYGFESGPGGVVLLGDAAHAMPHHLGQGACLAFEDAATLCTLMADAAPGRDLRAAVQAYSRMRRPRTTSVVRQNRRMSAVVQARGRLALRARDAALNHMRPRILGRALDPVPDWTQPD, from the coding sequence ATGCGCACAGCCGTGGTGGTGGGCGCGGGGATGGCCGGGCTGGCCGCCGCCGGCGCGCTGTCGCGTACCGGCTGGCGGGTCACCCTTCTGGAACGCGGCGAGCGGGTGTCCGGCCCGCCGACCGCGGTGGTGCTCTGGCCGAACGGCCTGCGTGCCCTGCAGGCCCTCGACCCGGACGGCGGCTGGTCGGCGATCGCGTCGCCGCTGCCCGACGGCGGGGTGCGCCGCCCGGACGGCCAGTGGCTGGTCGCGCCCCGCGCCCGCGCCGGCGCCGGGCCCGCACCGGCGGCCGCCCACCTGGAGGACGTCTACGACGCGCTGGTCGCGGGTCTCGGCGAGCACGTCGAGATCCGGACCGGCTTCGACGCCACCACGATCCACACCGGGCCCCGGCAGCGGCCCGCGGTCAGCGACGGCCACTCAACCCTGGAGGCGGATCTGCTGGTCGGCGCGGACGGCATCGACAGCCGGGTCCGTGCCGCGCTGGTGCCCGAGTCGGTGGCGCTCGGCTCCGGCTTCGCCGCCTGGCAGGCCGTCATCCCCGGCTACCGGGTGCCCCGCCTCTCCGACGACCGCTGTCCCGGCGGCGAGATACTCGGCGCTGGCTACCGCTTCGTCGCGATCCCGCTCGGCTCCCGCGCCGCCGGCCGGGGCGGCGTCTACTGGGTCGCCACCGCCGCCGGCGCGACCCGCCCCGAGCCACCCGCCACCCAACTCGCGCTGCTGCGGCGCTGGTTCGCCGGCTGGCCCGAGCCGGTCGGCGAACTCCTCGAGGCCACCCGCCCCGAGGAACTGGTCCCGCAGGGCGTCCGCGAGCTGCGCCCGCTGCCCCGCGCCTACGGTTTCGAGTCCGGTCCCGGCGGCGTCGTGCTGCTCGGCGACGCCGCCCACGCCATGCCGCACCATCTGGGCCAGGGCGCGTGCCTGGCGTTCGAGGACGCGGCCACGCTGTGCACCCTGATGGCCGACGCGGCGCCCGGCCGGGATCTGCGCGCGGCCGTGCAGGCCTACAGCCGGATGCGGCGCCCGCGGACCACCAGCGTGGTCCGGCAGAACCGCCGGATGTCCGCCGTGGTCCAGGCCCGCGGCCGGCTCGCGCTACGCGCCCGCGACGCCGCACTCAACCACATGCGCCCGCGCATCCTGGGCCGCGCCCTGGACCCGGTCCCCGACTGGACCCAACCCGACTAA
- a CDS encoding GNAT family N-acetyltransferase: MAPVDSGLFDRLERFYDALPRPWARIEEIGSLILFIRQGEGWPYYARPRLGSHTPSAADITATRQRQRELGLPEAFEWVHETTPDLLAIARSAGLDVLLAPLLTLDPAALVPDLPVRNGRIRYLDAAAPSFAADLRAARAVARLGFGAPAHRAPLEVAEKTLVIDGAGPAERDAAAPLSEEAVQQARELFDSGDYLTAVVESPTDGIVATATSQRVGDVAEIVGVATLPSARSRGYASQLTATLAGRLLATGVHLVFLSAGDDDVARLYTKVGFRRVGTACIGEPAAAPL, from the coding sequence ATGGCGCCAGTGGATTCCGGCCTCTTCGACCGACTCGAGCGGTTCTACGACGCTTTGCCTCGCCCCTGGGCGCGGATCGAGGAGATCGGCTCGTTGATTCTCTTCATACGCCAGGGAGAGGGCTGGCCCTACTATGCACGGCCGAGGCTCGGTTCGCACACCCCTTCCGCCGCGGACATCACCGCGACCCGGCAACGCCAGCGGGAACTGGGATTGCCCGAGGCGTTCGAGTGGGTCCACGAGACCACGCCCGACCTGCTGGCGATCGCCCGGTCCGCCGGGTTGGACGTGCTGCTGGCACCCCTGTTGACGCTGGATCCCGCGGCGCTCGTACCCGATCTCCCGGTCCGCAACGGCCGGATCCGCTACCTGGACGCCGCGGCGCCCAGCTTCGCCGCCGACCTGCGTGCGGCCCGGGCCGTGGCCCGGCTCGGCTTCGGCGCCCCGGCGCATCGCGCGCCCCTGGAAGTCGCCGAGAAAACGCTGGTCATCGACGGTGCGGGCCCGGCCGAACGGGACGCCGCGGCGCCGCTCAGCGAGGAGGCGGTGCAGCAGGCCCGGGAGTTGTTCGACAGCGGTGACTACCTGACCGCGGTGGTCGAGTCACCGACCGACGGCATCGTGGCGACCGCAACCAGCCAGCGGGTGGGCGACGTGGCCGAGATCGTCGGGGTGGCCACGCTCCCGTCGGCGCGCTCGCGGGGGTATGCGTCGCAGCTCACGGCCACTCTGGCCGGGCGGCTGCTGGCCACCGGCGTGCACCTCGTCTTCCTCTCCGCCGGGGACGACGATGTGGCGCGGCTCTACACCAAGGTCGGCTTCCGCCGGGTGGGCACGGCCTGCATCGGCGAGCCGGCGGCGGCGCCGCTCTGA